Proteins encoded together in one Pelagicoccus albus window:
- the fliJ gene encoding flagellar export protein FliJ, with protein sequence MKKFTFSLDSLLNLRELEEQNAKAALARENAFVEQITMRIQELESLVEGAYGSWDGQAGRKFNSMDRMGLSAQIADLQKTAGEARSALAAAKTKRAKAMKSLQDATRNRKVVTNLKEKRFKEYTAEVLKQEANEIEDVFNARRSAR encoded by the coding sequence ATGAAAAAGTTCACTTTCAGTTTAGATTCTCTCCTGAATTTGCGAGAGTTGGAGGAACAAAACGCGAAAGCCGCTTTGGCTCGTGAAAACGCATTTGTTGAGCAAATTACGATGCGTATTCAGGAATTGGAATCATTGGTAGAGGGCGCTTACGGATCCTGGGATGGCCAGGCTGGTCGTAAATTCAATTCGATGGACCGGATGGGTCTCAGCGCACAGATTGCGGACCTTCAAAAAACAGCAGGAGAAGCTCGCAGTGCTCTCGCTGCCGCCAAGACAAAAAGGGCTAAGGCTATGAAGAGTCTGCAGGATGCTACACGTAACCGAAAAGTGGTTACGAACCTGAAGGAAAAGCGATTTAAGGAGTATACGGCAGAAGTCTTAAAACAAGAGGCAAACGAAATAGAGGATGTCTTTAACGCGCGAAGGAGCGCTCGATAA
- the fliE gene encoding flagellar hook-basal body complex protein FliE, translated as MIDSVSNLSAQQLFTSNPLQKTGKLNSVEFPSQTEKLGKTNGENSFENVVSKFIGEVDSKHKVAVEETNKMLLGETDNVHQSMIAMQEAGVAFNMMVEVRNKLVQSYQELMRMPV; from the coding sequence ATGATCGACTCAGTTTCAAATCTCTCAGCGCAACAACTCTTCACCTCCAACCCGCTCCAAAAGACGGGCAAGCTTAACAGCGTAGAGTTCCCATCCCAAACCGAGAAGCTCGGGAAAACGAATGGGGAAAACTCTTTCGAAAACGTTGTCAGCAAGTTTATCGGAGAGGTCGACTCCAAGCATAAGGTTGCGGTCGAAGAGACCAACAAGATGCTGCTCGGCGAGACCGATAACGTTCACCAATCGATGATCGCCATGCAGGAGGCTGGAGTCGCCTTCAACATGATGGTCGAGGTCAGAAACAAGCTCGTTCAGTCCTATCAAGAACTGATGAGGATGCCAGTGTAG
- a CDS encoding flagellar basal body-associated FliL family protein, translating to MAEEQEASEAPKQSAKGGGGSGMIPALLVIVLMPVISFAMFKFMIIPMIKAELPEPGAEAPITAEDLEITVDDSHTEYKVSFEPVVTNVKGTSQTRFIQAVFTVYGTHPDFETMIDEKKDRLRDHADSVLGNLTLADLERREMKNIVRNQLREGFNHKIGKPIVEDISFSQFVVQ from the coding sequence ATGGCAGAAGAACAAGAAGCTTCAGAAGCCCCTAAACAGTCCGCGAAGGGTGGAGGAGGTAGCGGGATGATTCCCGCCCTCCTCGTCATCGTGCTCATGCCGGTGATCTCGTTCGCGATGTTTAAGTTTATGATCATTCCCATGATCAAGGCAGAGCTCCCAGAGCCTGGTGCCGAGGCGCCGATTACGGCTGAAGACCTCGAGATCACGGTGGACGATTCGCACACTGAATACAAAGTGTCTTTCGAGCCCGTCGTAACCAACGTGAAGGGCACCAGCCAGACCCGTTTTATCCAAGCGGTTTTCACGGTCTACGGGACACATCCGGACTTCGAAACCATGATCGATGAGAAGAAGGACCGCCTTCGGGACCACGCAGATAGCGTTTTGGGTAATTTGACCCTCGCTGACCTCGAGCGTCGCGAAATGAAAAACATCGTGCGAAATCAACTGCGCGAAGGGTTCAACCACAAGATCGGCAAGCCGATCGTGGAAGATATCTCCTTCTCCCAATTCGTGGTCCAATAG
- a CDS encoding FliH/SctL family protein, giving the protein MVAAKQSNSHKLVLESNLVALSVSYDGAERIDAASHQAKVESSYKSGYEDASTQYNQKIVDFRAEINSMREGMFSQLEDKFRGLVSEAREALMTLTYECVTQTLGGFEMTPEAVEKVVEGIVAEAGLDDERMEVRLHSQDIALLDDLDHDLRNKHPGLVFVADDMLGRGDCILSSRFGKIDGTLENKFAKLKESLRPHE; this is encoded by the coding sequence ATGGTGGCGGCCAAACAGTCTAATAGTCACAAACTGGTCCTGGAGAGCAACTTGGTTGCACTCTCTGTATCCTATGACGGTGCTGAGCGAATCGACGCCGCATCGCATCAAGCGAAGGTGGAATCGTCGTACAAGAGTGGATACGAGGATGCCAGCACGCAGTACAACCAGAAGATCGTAGATTTTCGGGCGGAGATTAACAGCATGAGAGAGGGGATGTTCTCCCAGCTCGAAGATAAGTTTCGCGGCCTTGTTTCTGAGGCGAGGGAAGCCTTGATGACTTTGACCTATGAATGCGTTACTCAAACGCTCGGCGGCTTCGAAATGACGCCAGAAGCAGTGGAAAAGGTAGTCGAGGGTATCGTCGCCGAAGCGGGCTTGGACGATGAACGTATGGAAGTCCGCTTGCATTCTCAGGATATCGCTCTTCTCGATGATTTGGACCACGACTTGCGAAACAAGCATCCGGGGCTGGTGTTCGTGGCCGACGATATGCTCGGTCGGGGAGATTGTATTCTTTCTAGCCGTTTCGGTAAGATAGATGGAACTTTGGAAAATAAGTTCGCGAAGCTGAAGGAGAGCTTACGTCCACATGAATAG
- a CDS encoding flagellar hook-basal body complex protein — MAFGALSSGISALNSFSKGMEVIGNNIANVNTVSFKSSRIKYSETFNQVLKQSAPSPTSGDQSNVQASQVGLGVQVEGIVGQFTQGGLSSTSQLTDLAISGEGFFLVEDPKDSTTQFATRGGDFRIDDQGYLVTSGGMRVQGLTGGSIGFEVDVGEDGSWSFVPNEDTQSGTVAPSTYGDIRLDYDKGEAEVVNSKHLAGTLTRNSVMYTNDLIGTNAAGESTWGAATVVDGLIDMDSVSYGGDGVDGDPHRVGNFVYTLDTDGNATAIEGVTGWHAFMEEAVANLKTLRNVSNEGNTTGIITDSMIEQAVSTDFFAIMFPEAAASDATTFGVPTATDSSPAFTGSAVQDLLMGGSLTWDDTINPQDTIDAIMATFPENLTEAKTLISAVRAENTPELSRFSVDDQGSIVYFLNNGDSFTRGQIQLVDFNDKTALIREGQNLYSGFGAAGLKQAQDGNVDNMQEAGSNGLGVIKQGALELSNVDLTNEFANMITTQRGFQAGSRIITVSDDILQEVVNLKR; from the coding sequence ATGGCATTCGGAGCACTCAGCAGCGGAATCAGCGCCCTCAACAGTTTCTCAAAAGGAATGGAGGTCATCGGTAACAACATCGCGAATGTTAACACCGTCTCGTTCAAGTCTTCGCGAATCAAGTATTCGGAGACCTTTAACCAAGTACTCAAGCAGTCGGCCCCATCCCCAACCAGTGGAGACCAGTCAAATGTACAGGCATCACAGGTGGGCTTGGGTGTACAGGTAGAGGGTATCGTTGGACAGTTCACCCAAGGCGGACTCTCCTCGACCAGCCAGCTAACCGACTTGGCAATATCTGGAGAAGGCTTCTTTCTCGTAGAAGATCCTAAAGATTCTACCACCCAGTTTGCGACTCGTGGCGGCGACTTTCGCATCGATGACCAAGGATACCTCGTGACCAGTGGCGGTATGCGAGTGCAGGGCCTCACCGGTGGTTCCATCGGCTTCGAAGTGGACGTGGGCGAGGACGGCAGCTGGAGCTTCGTGCCAAATGAGGACACTCAGTCCGGTACTGTGGCTCCCAGCACCTACGGCGATATTCGTCTCGACTATGACAAGGGCGAGGCAGAGGTCGTTAACTCCAAGCACTTGGCCGGCACTCTGACACGCAATTCCGTCATGTATACCAATGATTTGATCGGTACCAATGCAGCGGGAGAATCCACTTGGGGCGCGGCGACAGTCGTAGATGGCCTGATAGACATGGACTCCGTCAGCTACGGAGGAGATGGAGTGGATGGAGATCCGCACCGCGTTGGTAATTTTGTTTACACGCTCGATACTGACGGCAACGCGACGGCAATCGAGGGGGTCACGGGTTGGCACGCCTTCATGGAGGAGGCCGTGGCCAACTTGAAAACGCTTCGCAACGTTAGTAACGAAGGCAACACCACTGGAATAATAACCGACTCCATGATCGAGCAAGCGGTGAGCACGGACTTCTTCGCCATCATGTTTCCAGAGGCTGCGGCTAGTGACGCGACCACTTTCGGGGTGCCAACTGCTACGGATTCCTCTCCCGCCTTCACTGGTTCGGCCGTGCAAGATTTACTTATGGGCGGCAGCCTAACCTGGGACGACACCATTAATCCCCAGGACACGATTGACGCGATCATGGCGACTTTCCCCGAGAATTTGACCGAGGCCAAGACACTCATATCCGCAGTAAGAGCCGAGAATACTCCCGAATTGAGCCGTTTCTCTGTCGATGACCAAGGCTCGATCGTTTACTTTCTAAACAACGGTGACAGCTTCACCCGAGGTCAGATCCAACTCGTCGATTTCAACGATAAGACCGCTCTGATCCGTGAAGGGCAAAACCTCTATAGTGGTTTTGGAGCTGCGGGTCTTAAGCAGGCCCAAGACGGAAATGTGGACAACATGCAAGAGGCCGGTTCGAACGGTCTTGGCGTGATCAAGCAGGGGGCACTCGAGCTCTCGAACGTGGATCTCACCAACGAGTTCGCGAACATGATCACGACCCAGCGTGGCTTCCAGGCCGGCTCCCGCATTATCACCGTATCCGATGACATTCTTCAGGAAGTCGTAAACCTGAAGCGATAA
- a CDS encoding MotE family protein, with protein sequence MLSKPLVLAVLALVLMLGTQFVALKMSWKELFPEPERKATVVTREEPEPFEWGFASDFINQLEEELQGRIAALDAREEELVAYEARLESDRAEIEEIKKEVETMREHLLEGVVKLESDETENLKRLSKTYSTLTPDATVSIFRELDDSTVVKILFFMKADTVGAILQEMATANGGVAEEVRRAAKISDMLRLFTDNSKDNLQQT encoded by the coding sequence ATGCTATCAAAACCACTGGTCCTTGCGGTACTTGCACTCGTCCTGATGCTGGGAACGCAATTCGTCGCTCTCAAAATGTCCTGGAAAGAACTATTCCCAGAACCAGAGAGGAAGGCAACCGTCGTAACGCGTGAAGAGCCGGAACCTTTTGAATGGGGATTTGCATCCGATTTCATCAACCAACTCGAGGAAGAGCTTCAGGGACGTATCGCCGCTTTGGATGCGCGTGAGGAAGAGCTTGTAGCCTACGAGGCCCGTTTAGAATCGGACAGGGCTGAGATCGAAGAAATTAAAAAGGAAGTAGAAACGATGCGTGAGCATCTGCTCGAAGGTGTGGTGAAGCTTGAATCTGACGAAACGGAGAATCTCAAGCGTCTATCCAAGACCTATTCGACTTTAACTCCAGATGCGACGGTCAGTATTTTTCGGGAGCTAGACGACTCCACGGTAGTTAAGATATTGTTCTTCATGAAAGCCGACACGGTGGGGGCCATCCTTCAGGAAATGGCCACTGCTAACGGTGGGGTCGCCGAGGAAGTTCGGCGCGCTGCCAAGATATCCGATATGCTCCGACTCTTTACGGACAACTCCAAAGATAATCTTCAACAAACATAA
- a CDS encoding flagellar hook capping FlgD N-terminal domain-containing protein, with amino-acid sequence MAVKDVRDRLEHDIDPDQPMTTEAISTAQSLANVTSTSSTSSTEERLETESLGQDEFFQLLTTQLASQDPLEPMEDTAFIAQMAAFSQLEMTSEMAESFASFNETQAFASAQGLLGKTVSFSSGETGEVTSVERQNDETLLFLDGSNSNGLTVDGVYKVEGGVTVTSSAQLTQDEG; translated from the coding sequence ATGGCAGTCAAAGACGTACGCGACCGACTAGAACACGATATCGACCCAGATCAACCAATGACAACTGAAGCAATCAGTACCGCTCAAAGCCTTGCGAATGTGACCTCGACGAGTTCGACCAGCTCAACGGAGGAGAGGCTGGAGACGGAGTCGCTAGGGCAGGATGAGTTTTTCCAGCTGCTCACGACACAACTTGCATCGCAGGATCCTCTCGAACCGATGGAGGACACTGCATTTATCGCCCAGATGGCTGCGTTCAGCCAGCTTGAGATGACATCGGAGATGGCGGAGAGCTTCGCCAGCTTCAACGAGACCCAAGCGTTTGCCTCCGCCCAGGGCCTTCTTGGCAAGACAGTGTCCTTCTCCAGCGGAGAAACGGGAGAGGTCACCTCTGTGGAGCGTCAGAACGATGAGACACTCTTATTCCTAGATGGATCCAATAGCAACGGCTTGACCGTTGATGGTGTCTACAAGGTCGAAGGAGGAGTCACCGTGACCAGTTCTGCCCAGCTGACTCAAGACGAGGGCTGA
- the fliG gene encoding flagellar motor switch protein FliG has product MATEYKSLSRIQRLATFLVVIGPEAAAHVLKEFDDDAIELICKEMTNISAIEEDTQKATVEEFSQFILSSYGSLLGGPLYTKKALEIAKGDFKATSILERIAPTSNSAEVIKEIEQMEPRQIFNMIKTEQAQTIAFVLSYLERDKAGPILGMFNHEVREEVIERLGIMEPTSLELINKVANSLSKNLDTKQKTTLNKSGGIRMVADLLNTLEKEDSKSILANIEERNPALGAEIRKKMFSFEDLSRLELPDLQRIMREVDSGDLIIALKSATESLRDAVMEAVSKRAADTLKEELEMMGPVKLTEVEAAQERVIQVVRRLEEQEEISLDGGGQTV; this is encoded by the coding sequence ATGGCTACGGAATATAAGAGTTTATCACGTATCCAGAGATTGGCCACGTTTTTGGTGGTAATCGGACCAGAGGCGGCTGCGCACGTCCTGAAGGAATTCGATGACGATGCAATCGAGCTGATCTGTAAAGAGATGACGAACATCTCCGCTATCGAAGAGGATACCCAAAAAGCTACCGTCGAAGAGTTCTCCCAGTTTATTCTCAGCAGTTACGGATCGCTTCTGGGTGGCCCGCTCTACACGAAAAAAGCATTGGAAATCGCGAAAGGTGATTTCAAGGCGACCAGTATTTTGGAGCGTATCGCTCCGACCAGCAACTCTGCCGAGGTCATCAAGGAAATCGAGCAGATGGAGCCGCGTCAGATCTTCAATATGATCAAGACTGAGCAGGCTCAGACCATAGCCTTTGTGCTTTCCTACCTCGAAAGAGATAAGGCAGGTCCGATATTGGGTATGTTTAATCACGAAGTCCGCGAGGAAGTGATCGAACGTCTCGGCATAATGGAGCCAACCTCTCTTGAGTTGATCAACAAGGTAGCAAATTCGCTTTCCAAGAATTTGGATACAAAGCAAAAGACTACGCTCAACAAGAGTGGCGGCATTCGCATGGTGGCAGATTTGCTCAACACCTTGGAAAAAGAGGACAGCAAGTCGATCCTCGCCAATATCGAAGAACGCAATCCAGCTCTCGGAGCGGAGATCCGCAAGAAGATGTTCAGCTTCGAAGATCTCTCCCGCCTGGAGCTTCCAGACCTGCAACGCATCATGCGCGAGGTGGATTCCGGAGACCTTATCATCGCCCTCAAGTCTGCCACAGAGTCGCTACGCGACGCTGTTATGGAGGCGGTTTCCAAGCGTGCGGCGGATACCTTGAAGGAAGAGCTCGAAATGATGGGACCGGTCAAGTTGACGGAAGTCGAAGCGGCCCAGGAACGCGTGATCCAAGTGGTCCGCAGACTAGAAGAACAAGAGGAGATCAGTCTCGATGGTGGCGGCCAAACAGTCTAA
- the flgB gene encoding flagellar basal body rod protein FlgB — translation MIDDLMQRENYVLAKKLLDVSHAKQNAIASNLANVETPGYKRIDIQSDFEANLRKAASSNDVSEISNLQFRTVTDLSTPSVRADGNNVQIDQEMLRMQKNAIQYEFLANYTSTSLSRLKTAISGRV, via the coding sequence ATGATTGATGACCTCATGCAGCGTGAAAATTATGTCCTAGCGAAAAAGCTACTGGATGTTTCTCACGCCAAGCAAAACGCGATCGCCAGCAACCTCGCCAATGTAGAGACGCCGGGATACAAGCGTATCGACATCCAAAGTGATTTCGAAGCCAACCTCCGCAAAGCCGCCAGCAGCAACGATGTGTCGGAGATCAGCAATCTCCAATTCCGCACTGTTACGGACCTCAGCACTCCCAGCGTGAGAGCGGACGGCAACAATGTGCAGATCGATCAGGAAATGCTGCGAATGCAGAAAAATGCCATCCAGTACGAATTTTTGGCCAACTATACCTCCACTTCGCTCAGCCGCCTTAAGACCGCCATTTCCGGCAGAGTGTAG
- the fliF gene encoding flagellar basal-body MS-ring/collar protein FliF — protein sequence MGNQFKEIWQSLGANQRISLILASGLVLLSMIGMMIWAAQPDMQLLYGKLSPEEAGKIVAKLEQKGIGFETGSGGNSIYVEASQVHRIRMELATEGIPAGGSGPGFELFDEGSFGISDFVQRTNFLRAIQGELSRTISQFNGVESARVMVVMPENRLLSRSEGQDRPTASVFVGGGGLSTSTVNSIRHLVANAIQRLDVNDVVVVDSQGNVLSEELRSDGLGGGMSNDVMKYRKQMESYFTNKVQSMLDRVLGPNQSEVRVAVDIETAAVQTTEKIFDPESQVARSSTFDEDSMTERETSGESSNTAAGVASNTPAAGGAGGNKVSSLKEREDKNKVRSEQYEINERIVSSVQNPGSIKRLTASLVVAKRMEDVGGQLNLVERTPEEIAELTDIVLTALGIQLAPGQAATDFVTVKEMAFAADPFQDHGDLLKDDANMQRYIELGKSGVGAVLGIGVILFFMQMLKRYKPEKISMEVLQPDQMLQTRKMEDSSVVTPEMLNELIRQKPANIGVSLREWIGDEVAKK from the coding sequence ATGGGAAATCAATTTAAGGAAATTTGGCAATCGCTGGGAGCGAATCAGAGGATCTCGCTCATACTGGCCTCCGGGCTCGTACTGCTCTCCATGATCGGCATGATGATCTGGGCAGCTCAGCCGGATATGCAACTTTTGTACGGCAAGCTCTCCCCTGAGGAAGCGGGTAAGATTGTCGCCAAGCTCGAACAAAAGGGTATCGGCTTCGAGACTGGATCTGGTGGGAACTCCATTTATGTGGAGGCATCTCAGGTGCATCGCATTCGCATGGAGCTTGCCACCGAAGGTATCCCAGCCGGTGGAAGTGGCCCGGGCTTTGAGTTGTTCGACGAAGGCAGCTTTGGTATCAGCGACTTTGTTCAGAGGACAAATTTCCTTCGCGCTATTCAAGGCGAGCTATCGCGCACCATCTCTCAATTTAATGGGGTCGAATCCGCTCGGGTAATGGTAGTGATGCCAGAGAACAGACTGCTATCCCGCAGCGAAGGCCAGGATCGCCCGACTGCTTCCGTTTTTGTTGGCGGCGGTGGACTTAGCACCAGCACTGTTAACTCGATCCGTCATCTGGTGGCGAATGCGATCCAACGACTCGACGTCAACGATGTGGTAGTCGTCGATAGCCAAGGCAATGTATTGAGCGAAGAACTACGGTCTGACGGACTCGGAGGCGGAATGAGCAACGACGTCATGAAGTACCGTAAGCAGATGGAAAGCTATTTCACCAATAAGGTGCAGTCCATGCTCGATCGCGTTCTCGGTCCGAACCAGTCCGAAGTCCGTGTCGCGGTCGACATCGAAACTGCCGCGGTTCAAACCACAGAAAAAATCTTTGATCCAGAAAGTCAGGTCGCCCGCTCTAGTACCTTTGACGAAGACTCAATGACCGAGCGTGAGACTAGCGGTGAAAGCTCGAACACCGCTGCAGGCGTCGCCTCCAATACTCCCGCTGCAGGTGGAGCAGGAGGCAACAAGGTCTCCTCATTGAAGGAGCGTGAGGACAAAAACAAGGTTCGTTCGGAGCAGTACGAAATCAATGAACGTATCGTGAGTAGCGTTCAGAATCCCGGTTCCATTAAGCGGCTCACTGCTTCGTTGGTAGTCGCCAAGCGAATGGAAGATGTCGGCGGTCAGCTCAACTTGGTCGAACGCACTCCTGAGGAAATTGCGGAATTGACGGATATCGTTCTAACCGCCCTGGGAATCCAATTGGCCCCTGGGCAAGCGGCTACGGATTTCGTAACAGTAAAGGAAATGGCGTTCGCTGCGGATCCTTTCCAAGACCATGGCGATCTCCTGAAGGACGATGCCAATATGCAGCGTTACATAGAACTTGGTAAAAGTGGTGTCGGCGCGGTCTTGGGAATCGGAGTCATCCTATTCTTCATGCAGATGTTGAAACGCTATAAGCCGGAAAAGATCTCCATGGAGGTCTTGCAGCCGGATCAAATGCTGCAGACCCGTAAGATGGAGGACTCAAGCGTGGTTACTCCGGAGATGCTCAACGAACTAATCCGTCAGAAGCCGGCGAACATCGGAGTTTCCCTGCGCGAATGGATTGGGGACGAGGTTGCTAAGAAGTAA
- the flgC gene encoding flagellar basal body rod protein FlgC, with protein sequence MNIMPGIDSTASALQAEKLRMDIIGQNIANAHTTRGPDGQPYKRQTVQFEAKLLELGRDQNGNMQTAQGVNVRAVGTDESAGPLVYNPGHPDADEKGMVRLPNVNLTHEMVDLISASRSYEANLQVVRTSRQMAQQALRIGKA encoded by the coding sequence ATGAATATAATGCCAGGCATCGACTCGACGGCTTCCGCTCTACAGGCGGAAAAGCTGCGGATGGACATTATCGGTCAGAACATCGCCAACGCCCACACGACCCGCGGCCCGGACGGGCAACCCTACAAGCGGCAAACGGTTCAATTCGAGGCGAAGCTACTGGAGTTGGGGCGTGACCAAAACGGAAACATGCAGACCGCACAGGGCGTCAACGTACGCGCCGTCGGTACTGACGAAAGCGCTGGCCCACTGGTCTATAACCCAGGTCACCCGGATGCGGACGAAAAGGGGATGGTGCGACTTCCCAACGTAAACCTCACCCACGAAATGGTGGACCTCATCTCCGCTTCACGTTCCTACGAAGCGAATCTTCAAGTCGTGCGCACCTCGCGACAGATGGCTCAGCAAGCACTCCGTATAGGCAAAGCCTAA
- a CDS encoding FliI/YscN family ATPase yields the protein MNRLLPDWAADIGSRVGALETHSHLGKVAQVTGLIVESEGPQASLGEVCEISSPGTSVKVYAEVVGFREQRILLMPLGDVAGVHPGCDVKLSSGFNKIPAGNEVLGRVVDGMGRPIDGLGSMHYQTPGAATGKVPNPLLRKRITEPFNTGVKAIDLFAPVGEGQRMGVFAGSGVGKSTLLGMLARGSSADVNVIALVGERGRELREFIEKDLGPEGMARTVVVVATSDQSAPMRLRAANMATSIAENFRDAGKRVLFLMDSVTRYAMAQREVGLAVGEPPASRGYTPSVFSTLPRLLERSGNSDRGTITAFYTVLVEGDDLNEPIADAVRGILDGHIVLSRALATSNHFPAIDVLESISRLRNDISTEDELATVGLARDYLALYRKNEDIVNLGAYVRGANAKIDSAIVANGRVMEFLKQSYSETVAREESYQKLGELIR from the coding sequence ATGAATAGGCTTTTGCCAGATTGGGCTGCCGACATCGGTTCTCGTGTTGGGGCTCTGGAAACGCACAGCCACTTAGGAAAGGTGGCCCAGGTTACCGGACTGATCGTAGAGTCTGAGGGGCCGCAGGCTAGCTTAGGCGAGGTTTGCGAGATCAGCTCTCCAGGGACTTCGGTAAAGGTTTACGCGGAGGTGGTAGGCTTCCGTGAACAACGTATTTTGCTCATGCCTTTGGGTGATGTCGCTGGGGTTCACCCGGGCTGCGACGTGAAGCTAAGCTCAGGGTTCAACAAGATCCCTGCAGGCAATGAAGTTTTAGGTAGAGTCGTCGATGGCATGGGCCGGCCGATAGATGGGCTTGGCTCTATGCACTATCAGACTCCCGGAGCTGCGACTGGCAAGGTGCCAAATCCTCTCCTTCGCAAGCGTATCACGGAACCCTTTAACACGGGAGTGAAGGCGATCGATCTTTTCGCTCCAGTAGGCGAAGGACAGCGTATGGGTGTTTTTGCCGGATCGGGAGTTGGTAAATCGACGTTGCTCGGCATGCTCGCTCGCGGGTCTTCTGCAGATGTTAACGTGATCGCCCTGGTGGGTGAACGTGGTCGTGAACTGAGAGAGTTTATCGAGAAGGATCTCGGACCAGAGGGCATGGCTCGCACAGTCGTAGTTGTGGCAACCTCCGACCAGTCTGCACCAATGCGTTTGCGAGCGGCTAATATGGCAACCAGCATAGCGGAGAATTTTCGCGACGCGGGAAAACGCGTTTTGTTTCTGATGGATTCCGTGACGCGATATGCCATGGCTCAACGCGAGGTTGGTCTTGCTGTGGGAGAGCCTCCTGCCAGCCGCGGTTATACGCCATCGGTTTTTTCTACTTTGCCTAGGCTTCTGGAACGCTCCGGTAATTCAGACCGCGGTACTATCACAGCTTTCTACACAGTTTTGGTTGAGGGTGATGATCTCAACGAACCCATAGCTGACGCTGTGCGCGGTATTTTGGACGGGCACATTGTCCTCTCCCGTGCCCTCGCCACTTCAAACCATTTTCCCGCCATCGATGTACTGGAAAGCATCAGCCGTCTCCGGAACGATATTTCGACGGAGGATGAATTGGCGACGGTGGGGCTGGCTCGCGACTATCTAGCTTTGTACCGGAAAAACGAGGACATCGTTAACTTGGGAGCTTACGTTCGAGGAGCAAATGCCAAGATAGATTCAGCGATTGTAGCGAATGGTCGCGTTATGGAGTTCCTAAAGCAGAGCTATAGCGAAACTGTAGCTCGGGAAGAGAGCTACCAAAAACTGGGAGAACTGATTAGATGA